The sequence below is a genomic window from Sphingomonas jaspsi DSM 18422.
GCGCATCGGCTTCACCCAGATCGCCGGACTGGTTGCGCGCCGCATCATGTCGTTCGTCAAGGAAGGCGATCGCGTCGCTGCCGGTGAGCGCATCGGTCTCATCCGCTTCGGCAGCCGCGTCGACGTCTATCTTCCGGCCGGAACCGGCTCGCAGGTCCTGCTCGGCCAGCGGACGATTGCCGGCGAAACCGTCCTTGGAGAGCTTGGCGTCGATCCGCGCCGCTTGGGTCTCAGCCAGTAATGCCGCCAGCCATCGATCGGGGCCTGTCGTTCCGGGCGTTCCTGCCCAACGCGGTTACGGCGCTCGCGCTCTGTTTCGGCTTGACGGGAATCCGGTTCGGCTTTGCCGGCGACTGGGAAAAGGCGCTGGCGTCGATCATCATCGCGGGGGTGCTCGACGGTCTCGACGGGCGCATCGCGCGGATGCTTCGTGCGCAAAGCAAGTTCGGCGCGGAACTCGACAGCCTTAGCGACAATATCGCCTTCGGCACCGCGCCGGCGCTGATCATCTTCTTCTGGTCACTCCGCGAAGCGCCGAAATTCGGTTGGACGGTTTCGCTCGCGCTGGCGGTGTGCTGTGCCTTGAGGCTCGCCCGCTACAACGCCCGCATCGATGCCGACGAGCAGCCGCACAAATCCGCGGGTTTCAATACCGGCGTTCCGGCCCCTGCGGGCGCCGGCCTTGCCTTCGTGCCGATCCTCCTCTGGCTAATCAGCGATAATGCGTTGTTTCGCTCATGGACCCTGGTGATGCCGTGGACGCTGTTCGTAGCAGCGCTGATGATCAGCAGCCTTCCCACTTACAGTTGGTCGTCGATCCGGATTCGCCGCAGCTGGCGTATCTTTGCACTGGCCGGTGTCGCGCTGCTGGGCGCTGCACTGATCAACGAGCCTTGGATCACCTTGCTGCTGATCTGCCTGACCTACCTGGCGAGCGTGCCGATGAGCATGGCCGCCTATGCCAAGGTTAAGCGGCGGCGCGCATCGCAGACGGTCGGCGGGCAGTCGCTACCGTAACCGGACGGGGCGCGTAGCGCACTGTCACCGGGCGAAAAGTCTGGCGGGGCTGGGCAAGCCAGCTGTTGCCGGCGAGCGCGGCGGCGATCTTGTCGGCATCGCGTCGGACGAGCGAAACAATCGCCGAAATGGTCAGACCGAGAAAGGCGAGGGTCACGGCGGTGGCGATCATCGTCTCATTTCCTTCCGTTTTGCGCTGAACAGCCCGGGAACGGCTTTGTTCCATTTCGGCGCCCAATCGCTTCGATTTGCTCGATGTTCTTCTAATGTTCCGCCTGCGTCAAGCGAAAATGTTCCGCAAATGTTCCAATTCGATTGAGGCGGGCCGGAAGTGCTTGAAAGGTCGGGCAACTTCGTCTAGGTGCGCCCGCATTCCACAGGCATCCCTTCCATAGCGGTGCCGGCGTTGCCGGTTACTTGGGGGTGTCGAGGACCAACCGCGTTAGGAGAACTACCATGGCGACCAATGTCGTCACCATGCAGCAATTGCTCGAAGCCGGAGCGCACTTCGGCCACCAGACCCACCGTTGGAACCCGCGCATGAAGCCGTACATCTTCGGCGACCGCAACGGTGTCCACATCATCGACCTGTCGCAGAGCGTTCCGCTGTTCGCGCGTGCGCTCGACTTCGTTCAGCAGACCACCGCCCGCGGCGGCAAGGTCCTGTTCGTCGGCACGAAGCGCCAGGCGCAGGATGCGATTGCCGAAGCCGCCCGCGCGTCGGGCCAGCACTTCGTCAACCACCGCTGGCTGGGCGGCATGCTCACCAACTGGAAGACCGTGTCGAACTCGATCAAGCGCCTCAAGAGCCTTGAAGAGCAGCTCGCCGGCGACACCCAGGGCCTGACCAAGAAGGAAGTCCTTCAGTACACCCGCGAGCGCGACAAGCTCGAGCTCTCGCTCGGCGGAATTCGCGACATGGGCGGCCTGCCGGACGTCATGTTCGTCGTCGACACCAACAAGGAAGAGCTGGCGATCAAGGAAGCCAATGTGCTTGGCATTCCGGTCGTCGCGATCCTCGATTCGAACTCGGATCCGAACGGTATCGCCTTCCCGGTTCCGGGCAACGACGACGCCAGCCGCGCCATCCGCCTCTACTGCGACGCGATCGCCAACGCCGCCATCAGCGGCAAGACCGGCAATCGCGCGTCGAAGGGCGAGGACATCGGCGCGATGGCTGAGCCGCCGGCGGAAGCCGCGCTGGAAGCCTAAGCTTCCCGCTTACACACGTTTCGGGGCGTGTCGCGGGGGGCCTTGGCTTTCCGGCGACGCGCCCCACATTCCCATCTGGAGGATATGACAATGGCTGAGATCACCGCTGCTTCGGTGAAGGAACTGCGCGAGCGCACCGGCGCCGGCATGATGGACTGCAAGAAGGCGCTGGCCGAAAACAATGGCGACATGGAAGCGTCGATCGACTGGCTGCGCGCCAAGGGCTTGGCGGCTGCCGCCAAGAAGGCCG
It includes:
- a CDS encoding CDP-alcohol phosphatidyltransferase family protein, with the protein product MPPAIDRGLSFRAFLPNAVTALALCFGLTGIRFGFAGDWEKALASIIIAGVLDGLDGRIARMLRAQSKFGAELDSLSDNIAFGTAPALIIFFWSLREAPKFGWTVSLALAVCCALRLARYNARIDADEQPHKSAGFNTGVPAPAGAGLAFVPILLWLISDNALFRSWTLVMPWTLFVAALMISSLPTYSWSSIRIRRSWRIFALAGVALLGAALINEPWITLLLICLTYLASVPMSMAAYAKVKRRRASQTVGGQSLP
- the rpsB gene encoding 30S ribosomal protein S2, whose product is MATNVVTMQQLLEAGAHFGHQTHRWNPRMKPYIFGDRNGVHIIDLSQSVPLFARALDFVQQTTARGGKVLFVGTKRQAQDAIAEAARASGQHFVNHRWLGGMLTNWKTVSNSIKRLKSLEEQLAGDTQGLTKKEVLQYTRERDKLELSLGGIRDMGGLPDVMFVVDTNKEELAIKEANVLGIPVVAILDSNSDPNGIAFPVPGNDDASRAIRLYCDAIANAAISGKTGNRASKGEDIGAMAEPPAEAALEA